The DNA sequence TGAAATAGAGTTGGCCATTTTCGAGATTGCCGAGAATCGGCAGGATCGCCAGCAGGATCGACACTGCGCCGCGCAAGCCGACCCAGGCGACAAACCCGGTTTCGCGCTGGGTGTAGTCGAACGGCAGCAGGCACAGCCAGACTGCAAGAGGCCGGGCGATGCAGACCAGGAATATTGCCAGTGCAATGGCCGGAAGGATGATCTGCGGAAATTGCGACGGCGTCGCCAGCAGACCGAGCACGAGGAACATGACGATCTGCGCCAGCCAGGTCAGGCCTTCCTGGAAGCGTATGATCGACGTTTTGGAATGGATCTTTTTGTTGCCGGCATAGATGCCCGCCACATAGACCGCGAGGAAGCCACTGCCACCGATCACCGATGTGTAGGCGAAGACCAGCAAGGCCAAAGCCAGCACGAAGATCGGTGCGAGCCCGCGTTCTACCGGGACACGCCGAATGATCTGAACGATGAGAACACCGCCGCCGAGACCAAGCACCAGACCAAGACCTATCTGCTTGACGAACAGGATGAGCAGATCCAGACCGGCGCTTTCCAGCCCTTCGCCGCTGGCTATGATGGAGACCAGCGCCGCGGTGAGGAAAATAGCCATCGGGTCGTTGGTCCCGGATTCGACTTCCAGTGTCGAGCGGACCTTGTCACGGATATTGATGCCACCGGTGCGCAGCAGGAAGAACACTGCGGCGGCATCGGTGGAGGCAACAATGGAACCCAGCAGCAAGCCCTCGAGCCAGGAAAAATCCAATAGAAAGCGTGCAGCGGCGCCAAACAGGATTGCGGTGAACAGCACGCCGACCGTAGCCAATGTCAGCGAAGGCACGGCCGCCTGCCGGAAAGACTGCAGTGAAGTGCCGTAGCCCGAATCAAACAGGATGATCGCAAGTGCAATCGATCCGAGCATGAAGGCGCCGGAATTGTTGCTGAAGTCGATGCCAAGACCATCGACACCGGCAAGCAGTCCGATGAGCAGGAACAGAAGCAACAACGGTGCGCCGAAGCGTTCGGCGAGGAGACTGGAAAATGCAGCAATGAGAATGAGTGACATAGATGCCAATGTCACAATGTAAAATGTGTCCAACCGTCGTCCCTTGGTCTGGCGCCGTAATTGACCCTCACGAAGTGTATTGGTCTCAATTATGGAAGATGGCGGCAGCCGGGGCAATGTCTCGGACGCCGAAGCAGGTACATTCAAGCTCAAACAAGGTGAGAGTTTGTCCGTGTCTGCAGATATGAACTCCCAGACGGCAAATTTCCTGGTCAGTTTTGGGCCTGAATCAGCACAGCCACCGTTTTTTCAAACGGTGGCTGTGCAATCGTCGCAAGTCCGGTCAGATCAGCAAGGCTGATTCGTTGGCAAGCCTAGATGAGCTTTGCCATGGCGAC is a window from the Hoeflea sp. IMCC20628 genome containing:
- a CDS encoding potassium/proton antiporter, producing MDTFYIVTLASMSLILIAAFSSLLAERFGAPLLLLFLLIGLLAGVDGLGIDFSNNSGAFMLGSIALAIILFDSGYGTSLQSFRQAAVPSLTLATVGVLFTAILFGAAARFLLDFSWLEGLLLGSIVASTDAAAVFFLLRTGGINIRDKVRSTLEVESGTNDPMAIFLTAALVSIIASGEGLESAGLDLLILFVKQIGLGLVLGLGGGVLIVQIIRRVPVERGLAPIFVLALALLVFAYTSVIGGSGFLAVYVAGIYAGNKKIHSKTSIIRFQEGLTWLAQIVMFLVLGLLATPSQFPQIILPAIALAIFLVCIARPLAVWLCLLPFDYTQRETGFVAWVGLRGAVSILLAILPILGNLENGQLYFNTTFIVVMVSLAIQGWTVKPIARRLGLIIPPQIGAIDKFELDLPGTANHELLAYRVAADSPVLRGERIPRWARPSLVIRDGKSMRYQYAGRLLENDLVYLFIAPGFSRLLDRLFASKVAVGENDNEFFGTFTIDPNRTGEELDRAYGPGLISDTDKSLTIAELMEQRLGGKPDYADRVKIGRIVLIVRQTDDKGNIKTVGISLEPVAPATRLPLFLNFREMIHAIRDYARKRRG